ACTGGAAGCGGAGTATGAACTCTCGGGCCGTCCTGCCTGGTGGTACCTCACCCCCGCCCCCCCTCCAAAAGAGAGGGGTGCCACGACTCAATATTTTAGCTTAACTGCAAAAGACGGAAAGGCCCCAGCTCAATTTTGAGCTGGGGCCTTTTGATTTCTTCACGTCAGGCTCCCCTCTCTTTTGGAGAGGGGCCGGGGGTGAGGTGCCACCCCTGCCCGGCATGATTAGCAAAAAAAGGCCCGCCTGATAACTCAGGCAGGCCTTTTTACTAACAACTAATAACGAGCAACCGGCAACTAAGCCGTAGCCAGTACTTCTTTCACGCGGGCGGCGGCATCCTTCAGCAGTACGGCCGAAGAAACCTTCAGGCCGCTTTCGTCGATGATGCGGGCACCTTCTTCGGCGTTGGTGCCTTGTAGGCGCACGATGATGGGCACCCGGATGTCGCCGATGGCTTTGTAGGCTTCTACTACGCCGTTTGCCACCCGGTCGCAGCGCACGATGCCGCCGAAGATGTTAATCAGGATGGCCTTCACATTCGGGTCCTTCAGGATGATGCGGAAGCCGGCTTCTACGGTCTGGGCGTTGGCTCCACCCCCTACGTCGAGGAAGTTGGCCGGCTCGCCGCCGCTCAGCTTGATGATGTCCATGGTGGCCATGGCCAGGCCGGCGCCATTCACCATGCAGCCCACGTTGCCGTCGAGCTTCACGTAGTTCAGGTTGTTCTGGCTGGCTTCCACTTCCAAGGGGTCTTCCTCGTTGAAGTCGCGCAGGCCCACGAAATCCTTGTGGCGGTACAGGGCGTTTTCGTCCAAGGTTACCTTGGCGTCAACGGCCAGGATTTTGTTGTCCGAGGTTTTCAGCACGGGGTTGATTTCAAACATCGCGCTGTCGGTTTCGTCGTAGGCCTTGTAGAGGGCCGTCACGAACTTCACCATTTCCTTGTGCGCCTCGCCTT
This region of Hymenobacter sedentarius genomic DNA includes:
- the sucC gene encoding ADP-forming succinate--CoA ligase subunit beta, translating into MNIHEYQGKDILKKYGVRVQEGIVADTPEEAVAAAERLTAETGTSWYVIKAQIHAGGRGKGGGVKLAKNLEQVKEIAGNIIGMQLITKQTGPEGRKVHKVLVAQDVYYPGASEPKEYYMSVLLDRTAGKNVIIYTTEGGMDIEEVAEAHPEKINREHVDPAVGLQPFQARKIAFNLGLEGEAHKEMVKFVTALYKAYDETDSAMFEINPVLKTSDNKILAVDAKVTLDENALYRHKDFVGLRDFNEEDPLEVEASQNNLNYVKLDGNVGCMVNGAGLAMATMDIIKLSGGEPANFLDVGGGANAQTVEAGFRIILKDPNVKAILINIFGGIVRCDRVANGVVEAYKAIGDIRVPIIVRLQGTNAEEGARIIDESGLKVSSAVLLKDAAARVKEVLATA